The segment CAGAAGTGCTTCTAACTTGGTAGCTAATGTTCTACTTGATAAGTGAAATGGTAGGTACTAAAGCTCTAGTTTCTTGGTAGGTGGCATGATAGTGAAGTTTTACTTGGTAGGTGGCATGGTACTGAAGTTCTACTTACATGATAGGTGGCATAGTGATAAAGTTCTACTTTCTTGGTAGGTAGCATGGTACTGAAGTTCTATTTATTTGGTAAGTGGCATGGTACTAAAGTCCTACGTACTTGTTAGGTGGCATTGTACTGAAGTTCTACATGGTTGGTAGCATGGTACTGAAGTTCTACTTACATGATAGGTGGCATGGTACTGAAGTTCTACTTACATGATAGGTGGCATGGTACTGAAGTTCCACGTGATAGGTGGCATGGTACTGAAGTTCTACTTACATGATAGGTGGCATGGTACTGAAGTTCTACTTACATGATAGGTGGCATGGTACTGAAGTTCCACGTGATAGGTGGCATGGTACTGAAGTTCTACTTACATGATAGGTAGCATGGTACTGAAGTTCTACTTACATGATAGGTGGCATGGTACTGAAGTACTACTTACATGATAGGTGGCATGGTACTGAAGTTCTACTTACATGATAGGTGGCGTGGTACTGAAGTTCCATGTGATAGGTGGCATGGTACTGAAGCTCTACTTTTTAtgtaggtggcataatactgaagTTCTACTGACATGATAGCTGGCATGGTACTGAAGTACTACTTTATTGGTAGGTTTCATGGTACTGAAGTATTACTTTTTTGGTAGGTGGTATGGTACTGAAATTCAAATTAGTCGTTAAATGACATGGTACTGAAGTTCTAGTCAGTTGTTGCAACGTAGGGCAACGTAGAGTAGTAGTTACCATCAATGGACTGCCCCAATGCGGGTATAGGATTGAATCATCATACCAAGGGAACATTAACATGGAGTGGTCACCCCTGATAAGTACAATGTATCTTCACAGCTCCACTAAAAGCCCTAAGCAGAAACATTACTCTAAAATAcagaaatgtagcagagctgaatgtgtcatTAGACTCATTGGGACAACACTATTTTGCATGGAGATAACCCGCAGGTCTATGCGCACAATTAGCACTGCTAGATCATAAAATTAATTTGCCTTTATTTCCCCTCCCCTAAAATAATTTATACTAAACCCAGACCACTTTTATTACAGACATCATCATCACCATGGATAATTCTACTATTTTCCCGTCCTCCCCCAACCATTTGGCTCTTCAAAGCGAAGAAGAAGAAGACTATGCACCCATAGAAGATCTTCCTTCAGAGCTGGAGACCACACTACGGTACCTGTCCATTATAATTTATAGCATGGCCTTCTTGCTGGGAACCGTGGGCAATGGCTTGGTGATCTGGATTGCCGGTTTTAGGATGAAGAGGACTGTTAACACTGTGTGGTTTTTGAACCTTGCCATTGCCGATTTCATCTTCACGTTCTTCTTACCGTTGAGTATCGCTTACACAGCCCTTGGCTTTGATTGGCCATTTGGCACCTTACTATGTAAATTTAACAGCACCGTGGCGTTCTTGAACTTATTTGCCAGTGTCTTCCTCCTCACTATTATCAGTGCCGACCGTTGTGTCTCAGTCGTAAGACCCGTATGGGCACAAAACCATAGGACCACAAGGTTGGCCAACGTCATAGCGCTATCCATTTGGCTGGTTGCCTTTTGCCTCTGCTCACCATACCTGGCCTTTAGGGACACTATAAGAGATAATGAAACCAACGTGACTCATTGCTATAATAATTATGCCTTTTCCAGTGACTTTGATGACTTGGAGGTGGTGGCCCTTAGGTCGATGAGGCACCAGGTGATGATCTCCGTCCGTTTTCTTTTTGGGTTCTTGCTCCCTTTTGGGCTTATCTTAGTTTTTTATTCCTTGATGGCCCTCCAGTTAAGAAGGAGTCAACATTCTTGGTCCAGCCGACCATTCAAGGTCATGGGCACGGTGGTAGCTGCTTTTTTCCTTTGCTGGTTCCCCTACCATATTCTATCAGTTTTAGAAGTCGTCATGCACCACTGGGACAACAAAGGATTAAAATCTGCGGTTCTTATAGGAAGTCCTCTAGCTACGAGCCTGGCTTTCTTCAATAGCTGCTTAAATCCATTTCTTTATGTCTTCTTGGGGAGGGACTTCAAAGAGTCCTTGCGTAGGTCCATCCTTTTGGCCTTTGAGAGCGCATTTAGTGAAGAACATGGCAAAAATAACTATAGCCAAGGGAAGTCAAGATCGGTCTCCGACCAAGAGTCTCAATTTACATGACTGAGCAGCCTGGACTCTTTGCATTAGAATTTCTGGATCTCAGACCTCACGTGAGTTCTTCTCTAGCCTTTATGACACATGCGGAAGCGACCAAATACCTTGTTTTCTACTGTTAAGTGACAtcgtttttttggggggctttTGGGCGGGAGATTCACATTATTCATGGGTCATCAGAAATGAAGATCTGGTCGTACTCAACTAAGAGGGTGTCAAGAAGGTCTTATTTGTGCCGTAAAAGTTTATCCTATATGTTATCGGATGAACCTTACAGATGAAGCTGTAAGGTTGGATTTAACTCTTTGGAGTGCATTGTAATAACTCTGCAAtaacagtcctatgtaaaaccacaggtaCTGCACATATTTATATCACAATGAGTTCTGCAAAAGAATAACTCATCTCTGCTACATTGTATCAGTCATGTTCTTGTTTGTAGATGTGCGATAAAATAGTGATAACGGGGGAGGGGGGCAGAGTGCTGCTCTTGATAATAAGGAACATTATAGTCAGTCGCTTCCCAGTCTGGAATGACTGATAATACGGAACAATAGATTGTTTAAGAGAGATAAAATACACTTTAGTTTTCAGCCTCTATAAATGTTCTTGTAGCTTATGGAGACAGTTGCTTATTTTTGCAATAACGGAAATGCTGACAGTCTACGTACTCCGCTGAGGTCATCTCATCCacaactgtgtatatatatatatatatgctggctCTAGTATACCTTTAAAATATATGTCCACCTTTAAAAGTTTAGTCTCTCTgtaaatacattatattacttacctgatcctgagttacagcctgtattaaactcaagagctgcaatcactattctgctggtggagttactgtgtacatacattacattacttatcctgtactgatcctgagttatatccttcatctccagagctgcactcactattctgctggtggagtcactgtgtacattacattacattacttatactgtactgatccggagttagatcctgtattatactccagagctgcactcactattctgctggtggagtcgctgtgtagatacattatattacttatcctgtactgatcctgagttatatccttcattttactccagaactgcactcactcttctgctggtggagtcactgtgtatatatattacattacttgtcctgtactgatcctgagttacatcctgtattatactccagagctgcactcactattctgctggtggagtcactgtgtacatacattacattacttatcctgtactgatcctgagttacatcctgtattatactccagagctgcactcacttttctgctggtggagtcactgtgtacatacattacattacttatcctgtactgatcctgagttacatcctgtattatactccagagctgcactcactattctgctggtggagtcactgtgtacatacgttacattacttatcctgtactgatcctgagttacatcctgtattatactccagagctgcactcactattctgctggtggagtcactgtgtacatacactacattacttatcctgtactgatgctgagttacagcctgtattatactccagagctgcactctgtattatgctagtggagtcactgtttgcatacattacttatcttgtactgatcctgagttacaacctgtattatactccagagctgcactcactattctgctggtggagtcactgtgtacatacattacattacttatcctgtactgatgctgagttacagcctgtattatactccagagctgcactctgtattatgctagtggagtcactgtttgcatacattacttatcttgtactgatcctgagttacaacctgtattatactccagagctgcactcactattctgctggtgtggtcactgtgtacatacattatattatatttcctgtatagatcctgagttacagcctgtattacactccagagctgcattcacaattctgatggttgttattggaaacatttGACATGCTTCTTGACAGACACATCCCTAACAGCAGTTGAGCTCTTATactccaggggggggggggggcagtttgtTTTTCCTATGTCAGATTATAGTACAGTACCTGGTGTATATACTACAGTTCCTAGAATGCAAGCTGTGAGCAAGAAGGGAAtgatgggagatttcagctctgaagcttgcATAATGTAAATACaggctgtaattcaggatcagcccAATATACGTAATGTATGTTGTTCTATATATTAGTCCTATGAATTAATGTAGCAGGTCCATAGCTGTTGCTTCATGGATGAGTGCAAGCTCAGAGACAGAATTTGGTCAGATATATATTAATAAAGCTTATTTTTTGTTTAACGATAAGCTGTCTAAACTTTTAATATACATTGCATTTCAATTCCTTACAATTTACAAAACCTCTGCTTGCTGCTGGTGCATTTAAACAATCCTTGTTTACATCCAAAGGCTGAAAACCCAGCAGAGCTAACAGAAGGTTGccaacactgatacattgtaaccaccTGCAGCTGTGTAAGCAGGACTAGGTCGGGACAGATTTCCAGCCTCTGAATATAAATAAGAATGTTTCTATTTACTGAGAGCAAGCAGAGTTTTTGAACAAGTAGAGGAATCTAAGAAAGTAATTTTTCGGGTTTACACAATTTTTCATTATTCTGATCTTGCTATCATGTGATTCTGTTCATTGACAcccagcagagatcttgaacaagTGGAGGAATCTCAAAATCTACATATATAATAAAGAATATATTTTTCAGCATATTGTCAGCCTATTGCATGTGTTAAAAACTGTTTTGTCATGTTGGTAAACGTTTGCATTGCTCCAGTGCAtgtcaaatataaaaataaagcaaCATTGCAAAAGGTCTTTGATAAATATCTTCtatcattttgtgtatacagctcatatgcagacctatgtgtctaaaTGCTTACAGGCTACAAATAAAACCTGTATAATCTGAACCTGTAGTCATGTGTTTTTGTTCACTGACTGTAAGCAGAGATTTTGTACAAATATAGGAATCTTTCTATATTAGAAAGCTAAATTAAGTTTTACTATATGATTTAGCTTTATTTAGATAagactagaaaacccctttaacaaccagATTTGCATGGGAAATTAATTCAAAGATACGACTGTGTGTTGCAAAATATATGTGCACCCTATTAGGGAACTCTggattaatagagggggtcccctgcTCAGGACTCTCATCTATTTGTACAACTAGAAAGGTcaactcttgctctggaggacccggttcgtccatgcattacatagacagttcattgattccaatgagaactatgcaatgcttaatttctcctgtggtggcactgtacaCTTGTTGACAGGTTCCTCTACAGCTGATCAACTAGCAGCGGGACACTCTCTAAGCAGCTAATCATCGATGGACCCTACAAACAATCCATGATTGTCCAAAGTAGAATAACCATTTAATGACAGGCTTCACAGAAGATTCAATTGGCACATACACCATTCACATGAGGTTTGAGGTGTAGCGATATCTATGCAGCAGCAAATTTTTCAGTAGAAAAAGTGGTTGTGCTCACTGCTATACCGTAAAAAAGTGCAAAGGGATCACATGAAGGAATATACGTAAAATTCAAAGCAACTTCACTTCTTTATTTCCGAGTGCATTCGATAAAACACATGGACAATACGGGCAGACTGAGCGGAAAGCGGTACCAACAATGCACAGGCTCGGCCAGCTGCCCCTACATATCATACAATTTTTTGGGACAATTTTGATGCTACCTATGTGTATTGCATTTCCGATACCTTTCTACAGCACATTAGTTTATGGACTCGATATATCGATGATGTACTTTTATTATGGTATGACACATGTACCTAATTCATCACGTACCTCAATGATAATCATGGTAACATGTGTTTCACAGCTCAATTTGAGGATCAAAATATCGAATTCCATGATTTTAATCTGTATGTTCAAGATGGTTTACACAAAACAAAGGTTTATCGAAAACCCACCTCCACTAATTCATTGCTACACTTTGACAGTTACCACCTTCTACATGTTAGAAGGGCAGTCCCATATGGACAATTCCTTAGGTTACGTAGAATCAACTATAGTGAGGAGGTTTTTCTTAGACAGGCAGAAGACCTTAAATCTAGACTTATGGCCAGAGGTTATCCTCAAAATGTTATTAAAAAGGCCTTTTGTGGAGCTTGATCAATTGAGAGACAGAGTTTCATCTATGGTAAGAGTTAACCCAGACAGGCCAAAAAAATTGTGCTGTCCTTTGGTCATAGTCCTATGTCTGAATTTTTAAGTCAGAATATTGTTCGCCATTGGGATGTCATAGAAAATGATAGCGATTTATATAAggtagcaaaaaaaacaaactattgtGTCTTTTAAAACAAGAAAAAATTTGAGAGATGAattagtaaaaagtaaatttgttTTCGGTCAAAGTACACGGCTGGATCGTCCCATTGGTATCATAAATGTGGAAACTGCTCTTTTTGTAAACAGGTTATTAGGGAAAATGCATCAGATTGGGATCGGTCTTGTTTGAAGTCAGAACTTTCTTTACCAGTCGCACGGACTATGTTCTTTATTGCATTAAGTGTCCTTGTGATTTTATTATATTCGAAAGACAATAAGATCTATGTCCATCAGATTTCGGGAATATTGTAGATCGATAGCCACGGGTAATGGCTCTCCGAAGCTAATCCGGCATATAAGAGAATGTCACGGAGGTGATGTGAGTTTATTAAGAGTAAGAGTAGGTCACAATAAACATGAAACATTGTTATAAAGGAGATCAAGCTGATCGCTGGTTCAGAGTCTGTGGACCCCATGGGGTTAAACGATCGTAATGATTGGCGCACTATGCTAGTTTTTCTCCCATAGGGAGGGATATGTTCACCTTGTATGGGTATAAGATgacatttttcatgttttcattgtaTTTCTTATTGTTGCTGTTTTGTTGCCTtctttcttttatgttttttttgtgtttattttaattgttACCATATATGTAACTTTGTTGCAGTCATGAGATTGCTATAAATACGCGAGGCACCAGGATGACGTGTCAGATGAGCCGAAACGGCTGCCGCGCCTGTTTGTAGAGTACGAGCACTGCGTATGCCCGTATTGCCcatgtgttttatattttatgcACCTGGAAATGAAGAAGTGAAGATGTTTTGAATTTGGTGAGTGCCGGGCTTACATTTCTTCTTATATATTCGCACCTGTCATAACTCGGAAGCTTTACCCCATAGATAACACATCATCCTATTACCAggagttgtgccaaatgacaaactcaactcTTCTGCATCTATATATCAGACTACTCCTTTAGACAAAAGATCCTCTGTACAAGTCAGCAGGGAACTAATATACCCATATAAAATATTCAATTCTCGAAACAGGGATAAAGCAATGAAAACCTTACTAATCGTCCTGGGGGTAGATACAATATCTCCTTTTTATCACTATAGACCTTTAACAGCCAGGAATAGAGGAAGTGTTACAATGTAGCGGGGATTTCCTAATATATTtagagaggacctgtcacctcccctgacatgcctgttttagtaaatacttgtgttccccatgaaataacaattctgtagcatattttcttagaactctatgttgtgccattgctctgttattcctcctaggaaATTATGGATAAATTGACagatgggtgttaccagttgggatgTGTCTCTAcagagactgacactgtccaatcagagctgacaAAGTGAGACTGTTTTGGAAAACACCtcattgacaagggaaatggtaacacccagttgtaaatgtattcattaatttccagtaggaataacagaggaatggtacaacacagaattctaagaaagggagctccagcattgttatttcataaggaagacaagtatttactaaaacagacaagttAGGAGAGATGGCTGGTCTAACCAGACTGGGATGCTTATAGGACTCCTCTACTAAACTTTCAACCATCTAAACAAGTCACTACTATAATCAAATTCATAAAGAAGATCTAagaactgtcagggtatgttcacacgctagcaggcttttacggctgaaatgacagactgttttcaggagaaaacagctgcctcgtttcagccgtaaaaagctcctcctcgtattatgcgaggagtctgagacgctcgtaaatcttgagctgctcttcattgagttcaatgtagaacggctcaaattacgttgcaaagaagtgccctgcacttctttgccgaggcagtcaatttacgcgtcgtcgtttgacagctgtcaaacgacgacgcgtaaattacaggtcgtcagcacagtacgtcggcaaacccattcaaatgaatggccagatgtttgccgacgtattgtagccctattttcaggcgtaaatggaggcataatacgcctcgtttacgcctgaaaataggtcgtgtgaacccagcctcaagaaACCAACATTCTCTACTGATTCATtctataatatatttatagtggTCACAGCTCTATACTTCTCATACAGAGCTCCAAGCCCCCTGCATAACCACACagttaaattatacaattctgtctgcttgcagccaccactagggggagtttgggAGCTTTctgcatacatttatacattgaaTTCAGTATACAGTAAGGCCTATGGCATGTGTGCCGCCtgagtcccgtccgtgatccgtggaaagataggacatgtcccatctttccacggatcggagagtcgggtcTATTTTCACGGATTGAAAAACTATTGGGTACCACtcggatgccatgaaaaacggctcgagTGGCACTTGGTCGTGTTCAACTGGCCTAAGGTTCACCTAGTGATGGCTTCAGGCTGCCAGAATTGTATTCTTTTAAAAGGGAGCTCTGTCTCTTATATGGATATACTGGGAAATATGTTGGACCTAAAATGACTTGGTATTAAAAGGGGGACATGCTTCTTTATGAAACACTCCagaaaaaacattgttttatatCTAGTACAGAgactgagggggcggtgcatgacacagggattctcactGTTGTactcagtatctatctatctcatatctatctatctatctatctatctatctatctatctatctatctatctatctatctatctatctatctatctatctatctatctatctatctatctatctatctatctaatcataaAAATAACTGCAGTGGCTGCAAAAATATTACATCACATTAACCGACAGGCCATATATGATTTATCTAGTACAAAGAGTGAAATAGTAAGGATAAAATGAATGTGTGTAAGTGATTATTTATTAGGGGTTAAGGTTATCAGGTGGCGCAGAACATGATATAATTTTTAGGCAATTCACTGCTGGTGTCTGGCTGTACTATGAACAGTCTGCTCTGTGGGCTCTACTGTGCGGAAGAAACCTGCAGTGATGAAACTCTAATATCTGTAGTTCCTGATTTTTAGGAACTATTGTTACTTCTCAGTTATATTCTTAGATTACAGTCACCAGCTAAATGGTTACGTGGGAGTATATACGGACTGTACTGTATACAGACATAACATTTAGTGCTTAACTTCATCTCTGGGGTACTGGTGTAATGAAGCACTATCTATCCATCATTCATCCGTCCATCCATCAATCCACAAATGCATCCATTCATCCATCTACACATCCCTACATCCACCCATCTACAAATCCTTACTTCCGCACACTCATCCATCCATCTAATTTTCTCATCCATCCATATACACATCCCTTACATCCACTCATCTATTCATCCAATCATCCAACCATCCATCTACCAATATGTCCACCGATCTGTCCTCCATTCACACTTCCTTACATCCTTATAACTATCCATTC is part of the Rhinoderma darwinii isolate aRhiDar2 chromosome 10, aRhiDar2.hap1, whole genome shotgun sequence genome and harbors:
- the LOC142661597 gene encoding chemerin-like receptor 1; this translates as MDNSTIFPSSPNHLALQSEEEEDYAPIEDLPSELETTLRYLSIIIYSMAFLLGTVGNGLVIWIAGFRMKRTVNTVWFLNLAIADFIFTFFLPLSIAYTALGFDWPFGTLLCKFNSTVAFLNLFASVFLLTIISADRCVSVVRPVWAQNHRTTRLANVIALSIWLVAFCLCSPYLAFRDTIRDNETNVTHCYNNYAFSSDFDDLEVVALRSMRHQVMISVRFLFGFLLPFGLILVFYSLMALQLRRSQHSWSSRPFKVMGTVVAAFFLCWFPYHILSVLEVVMHHWDNKGLKSAVLIGSPLATSLAFFNSCLNPFLYVFLGRDFKESLRRSILLAFESAFSEEHGKNNYSQGKSRSVSDQESQFT